The following are encoded together in the Bradymonas sediminis genome:
- a CDS encoding carboxypeptidase regulatory-like domain-containing protein, protein MLIEHDVVQAPLRYFLAAAVALLCVMTLGLGSAQAGELSGTFTDAATGHPIEGASVRVMGTHETAKTDAHGRYAFELPDGVYELAIRAEVGDAVYESRMVRQYVPQILEARPYVYTDWFLNQGIDPQKHAPGMPSFSGEGPEGGPETVDLRDLFGSGEPNPLYYTIPSDQPATIRVGRRRESTGSGGCSDSVNPIVAIESMSLDEYVKGVLPPEIGVFQNIPGASEVYKAFAIAAKSYALYFVLRYGPGNRRSLGRSVPPNNYTWFHIDDTACNQRYTSQRLTITTNAANAVANKIMAKRSDPNSLDKYEYAASCGKHGTRPEHQTALVSDRPPVSSCVGSWCGHNSCAGHETNTAVSGSNRCLVRGICQWGAASWGEAGKSYTWLLSHYQPNLALRNIGQTGPATVALSGYAYTDAGDIAGSGVAGVTISLSDGQTTSTDAQGSYLFDAVREDLGSVEITTTKSGYDTATRTKDLEPGVTNWGSIQISVSTNTPPDPDPDPDPADVGTPDTGSPVDAGADAAQPGDADSQADTSPPDTQTNDVGTSTEQDLQDPHKAEFGPLVQPSSGSYDSGGCGGCAATSGANPSLPGGLLAAWMSISWIFFRRRRS, encoded by the coding sequence ATGCTGATTGAACACGACGTCGTACAAGCTCCTCTCAGGTATTTTCTGGCGGCCGCCGTGGCGCTGCTGTGCGTCATGACGCTCGGCCTGGGGAGCGCCCAGGCTGGCGAACTCAGCGGAACCTTTACCGACGCCGCGACCGGCCACCCCATCGAAGGCGCCTCGGTGCGCGTCATGGGGACCCACGAAACCGCGAAGACCGACGCCCACGGGCGCTACGCCTTCGAGCTGCCCGACGGCGTATATGAGTTGGCGATCCGGGCGGAAGTCGGCGACGCGGTCTACGAGTCGCGCATGGTGCGCCAATATGTGCCCCAGATTCTCGAGGCGCGCCCCTATGTCTACACCGACTGGTTCCTCAACCAGGGCATCGACCCGCAGAAGCACGCCCCGGGCATGCCGAGCTTCAGCGGCGAGGGGCCGGAGGGCGGCCCCGAGACCGTCGATCTGCGCGACCTCTTCGGCAGCGGCGAGCCAAACCCGCTCTATTATACCATTCCCAGCGACCAACCTGCGACGATCCGCGTGGGCCGCCGCCGCGAATCCACCGGCAGCGGCGGCTGCAGCGACAGCGTTAACCCGATCGTCGCCATCGAATCGATGAGCCTGGACGAATACGTCAAAGGCGTGCTGCCCCCGGAGATTGGCGTCTTCCAAAATATCCCGGGCGCGTCAGAGGTCTATAAAGCCTTCGCCATCGCCGCCAAGAGTTACGCGCTGTATTTCGTGCTGCGCTATGGACCGGGCAACCGACGCAGCCTGGGGCGCTCCGTCCCGCCGAATAACTACACCTGGTTTCATATCGACGACACCGCCTGCAACCAGCGCTACACCAGCCAGCGCCTCACCATCACGACCAACGCCGCCAACGCCGTCGCCAACAAGATCATGGCGAAGCGAAGCGACCCCAACTCCCTGGATAAATACGAGTACGCGGCCAGCTGCGGCAAGCACGGCACGCGCCCCGAGCACCAGACCGCCCTGGTTTCTGACCGCCCCCCGGTCAGCTCCTGCGTGGGAAGTTGGTGCGGCCACAATAGCTGCGCCGGCCACGAGACCAACACGGCCGTCAGCGGGAGCAACCGCTGCCTGGTGCGCGGCATCTGCCAGTGGGGCGCGGCGTCCTGGGGCGAAGCTGGGAAGTCCTACACCTGGCTGCTCAGCCACTACCAACCCAACCTCGCCTTGCGCAATATCGGCCAAACCGGACCGGCCACCGTGGCCCTGTCGGGCTACGCCTACACCGACGCCGGCGACATCGCCGGAAGCGGCGTGGCCGGGGTGACAATCAGCCTGAGTGACGGGCAGACCACCTCCACCGACGCCCAGGGAAGCTACCTCTTCGACGCGGTTCGCGAAGACCTCGGCAGCGTCGAAATCACGACCACAAAATCAGGCTACGACACCGCCACCCGAACCAAGGACTTAGAGCCCGGGGTCACCAATTGGGGCAGCATTCAGATCAGCGTGAGCACCAATACCCCACCCGACCCGGATCCCGACCCTGATCCCGCCGACGTGGGTACCCCCGACACCGGAAGCCCTGTGGATGCGGGCGCTGACGCGGCCCAGCCCGGGGACGCCGATAGCCAGGCCGATACTTCGCCCCCCGACACCCAAACCAATGACGTCGGCACCAGCACCGAGCAGGACCTGCAGGACCCGCACAAGGCCGAGTTTGGCCCGCTGGTCCAGCCCTCCTCGGGCTCCTATGACTCGGGCGGATGTGGCGGGTGTGCCGCGACTTCCGGCGCGAACCCTTCGCTTCCCGGCGGGCTTCTTGCCGCATGGATGAGCATCAGTTGGATTTTCTTTCGCCGTCGAAGATCATGA
- a CDS encoding peptidoglycan DD-metalloendopeptidase family protein, producing MKMPRVFNIVALTLALTLFGFAMASPAEAVKLRRPYTEGYVFNYGFDNNYGSAGCTDYNCGGHCYDGHGGTDFAMPVGTNLLAGEDGTVTAVNNSCGDYGSYGNTCGGRCGNYVKITHDDGQFSMYCHMKRNSLTVSVGQRVSCGQKVGQSASSGSSTGPHLHVQWQSGSGFRDTFRGSCTNSSGVWRQQNGYREPVGTSCGCEPSTEVCDGKDNNCDGEVDEGDVCEDEFLAQSPNRYAPASTTDINGDGLQDVCGRGPDGWTCYLSTGNGWGDKIASGQMTDGGGWGSRRYYATIRTGDVDGDGLADVCGRHSTKGYQCWRSTGDGFEHYANAPGYTNAEGWTDPGYYTTFRLTDINGDGKDDVCARGPDGWSCQLSTGTGFGETVAGPAWTDASGYNRAWYYGTIRTGDINGDGKQDVCIRRAAGFDCYTSTGTSFERFKLVEDFSNDGGWKDMKYWSTLSLFDYNGDGKDDVCARFFSGFRCMKATATGFAAPEEVLATSAELDLDALEHFATFRAGDINGDGAENVCVRGVEGVDCFSPGTPKITGPRWKDSSGWSRARYYSTLTVTDIDPDRRRDICARASAGWMCRRTTDDGFASVAALDAFSNANGWDAEKYYSTMRMGSGTCRAELCNGFDDDCDGKIDEGSPTRMGHVPPAIAAKFVDSTVPENADIGTEVEAVVRFENMGRDTWSAGEIALQAVGDTSDALDALRPASGWQDATTPAVLGETVAPGEIATLTFMMRVPADAATFDEVLFVLNANDKPIACPSPSATVGMGVTTPEEEDPNDHNNTPGGDAGPDNPDGGMAENDVTDSDRDSTLYSASSSSCACSSTDNPPSPLSTALWPGVLMMSLFWMRRRKASADKLQKTRLTMMAVLLVMPLAGAGLMGCDSPATSTEGEAVPAQNKSAKALDYVPAPHADQMPASAPVEEPKLDFTSTRLLAVYRGWELRGQPLPLLPQSDQPPSMIAELSFEAKVVDWPLGAAPLTNAVFIPSADGEPVSVAVRTPDARLLLVTLDEKNKQNPGEVELDRDVGFSIAVAENGCCLAYMRGALADQSKLNILTLADDNLREIQLLTQNAWSPAISPDGRQVIYTAPTETGDPAIYQVDVARSEANTPTAGRLVAERLEVFPAGPNPPFWTAQGIAFASERGSYRMDANGNIFEGAPHAQGLILDLESGAMLDSFGRPLRLAPMK from the coding sequence ATGAAGATGCCCAGAGTTTTTAATATAGTCGCCCTGACTCTTGCGCTCACGCTATTCGGCTTCGCGATGGCCTCCCCCGCCGAGGCGGTGAAATTGCGCCGACCCTATACCGAAGGCTACGTATTCAACTACGGCTTCGACAATAACTACGGATCCGCGGGGTGTACCGATTATAACTGCGGTGGCCATTGCTATGATGGCCACGGCGGCACCGACTTCGCGATGCCGGTTGGGACCAACCTGCTGGCGGGCGAAGACGGGACCGTCACGGCGGTCAACAACAGTTGCGGTGACTATGGAAGTTACGGCAACACCTGCGGTGGCCGCTGCGGAAATTACGTTAAAATCACGCATGATGACGGGCAATTCTCGATGTATTGCCATATGAAGCGCAACTCCCTGACCGTCTCGGTGGGCCAGCGGGTTAGCTGCGGGCAAAAAGTCGGCCAGTCGGCGAGTTCGGGCAGCTCCACCGGACCGCATCTTCACGTGCAGTGGCAGAGCGGCTCGGGCTTTCGCGACACCTTTCGCGGCTCCTGCACCAACTCCTCGGGCGTCTGGCGCCAGCAAAACGGCTACCGCGAGCCGGTTGGCACGTCCTGCGGCTGCGAGCCCAGCACCGAAGTATGCGACGGCAAAGACAATAACTGCGACGGCGAGGTCGACGAAGGCGACGTTTGTGAAGACGAGTTCCTGGCGCAGTCGCCCAACCGCTACGCCCCGGCGAGCACCACGGATATCAACGGAGACGGCCTCCAAGACGTGTGCGGGCGCGGCCCCGACGGCTGGACCTGCTACCTGTCGACCGGAAATGGCTGGGGCGACAAGATCGCCTCGGGCCAAATGACCGATGGCGGCGGCTGGGGCAGCCGCCGCTACTATGCCACCATTCGCACCGGGGACGTCGACGGTGACGGACTCGCCGACGTCTGCGGGCGCCACTCCACCAAGGGCTATCAGTGCTGGCGCTCCACCGGCGATGGCTTCGAGCACTACGCCAACGCCCCGGGGTATACCAACGCCGAGGGTTGGACCGATCCGGGCTACTACACCACCTTCCGCCTCACCGATATCAACGGCGACGGCAAAGACGACGTCTGCGCGCGCGGCCCCGATGGCTGGAGCTGTCAGCTCTCGACCGGCACCGGCTTTGGCGAGACCGTCGCGGGCCCGGCCTGGACCGACGCAAGTGGCTACAACCGCGCCTGGTATTACGGCACCATTCGCACCGGCGATATCAACGGCGACGGCAAGCAGGACGTGTGCATCCGCCGGGCCGCCGGCTTCGATTGCTATACCTCCACCGGAACGTCCTTTGAGCGCTTTAAGCTGGTCGAGGACTTCTCCAACGACGGTGGCTGGAAGGACATGAAGTACTGGAGCACGCTGAGCCTCTTCGACTATAACGGCGACGGAAAAGACGACGTATGTGCGCGATTCTTCAGTGGATTTCGCTGCATGAAGGCGACCGCCACCGGGTTCGCTGCCCCAGAAGAGGTGCTCGCCACCAGCGCAGAGCTCGACCTGGACGCGCTTGAGCATTTCGCGACGTTCCGCGCGGGCGACATCAACGGCGACGGCGCCGAGAACGTCTGCGTGCGTGGCGTCGAGGGCGTCGACTGCTTTAGCCCCGGCACCCCAAAGATTACGGGGCCGCGGTGGAAAGACTCGTCGGGTTGGTCGCGCGCGCGCTATTATTCGACCCTGACGGTCACCGATATCGACCCGGACCGCCGCCGCGATATCTGCGCGCGCGCCTCGGCGGGCTGGATGTGCCGACGCACCACCGATGATGGCTTCGCGTCGGTGGCCGCCCTTGACGCGTTTAGCAACGCGAATGGCTGGGATGCGGAGAAGTACTATAGCACCATGCGCATGGGCTCGGGCACGTGCAGAGCCGAGCTCTGCAACGGCTTCGACGATGATTGCGACGGCAAGATTGACGAGGGTTCCCCTACGCGAATGGGGCATGTCCCGCCGGCCATCGCGGCGAAATTCGTCGACTCGACGGTCCCCGAGAACGCCGATATCGGCACCGAGGTTGAAGCCGTTGTCCGCTTCGAGAATATGGGGCGCGACACCTGGAGCGCAGGAGAAATCGCGCTGCAAGCCGTCGGGGACACCTCGGACGCGCTCGACGCGTTGCGCCCGGCCAGCGGCTGGCAGGACGCGACGACGCCGGCCGTCCTCGGCGAGACGGTCGCTCCGGGCGAAATCGCCACGCTCACCTTTATGATGCGCGTCCCGGCGGACGCGGCGACCTTCGACGAAGTCCTCTTCGTGCTCAACGCCAATGACAAACCGATCGCGTGTCCCTCCCCGAGCGCGACGGTTGGCATGGGCGTCACGACGCCCGAGGAAGAAGATCCAAACGACCATAATAACACGCCCGGCGGCGACGCCGGCCCTGATAACCCCGATGGCGGCATGGCGGAGAACGACGTGACAGACTCCGACCGCGACTCCACGCTTTATAGCGCGTCGAGCAGTTCCTGCGCGTGCTCCAGCACCGACAACCCGCCCTCGCCTCTTTCGACCGCCTTGTGGCCCGGAGTATTGATGATGAGTTTGTTCTGGATGCGCCGCCGAAAGGCGTCCGCCGATAAATTGCAAAAAACGCGCCTTACGATGATGGCCGTGCTGCTGGTCATGCCCCTCGCGGGCGCGGGACTGATGGGTTGCGATTCGCCCGCCACCTCGACCGAAGGCGAAGCGGTGCCGGCGCAGAATAAGTCGGCCAAGGCCCTCGACTATGTCCCGGCCCCGCACGCCGACCAGATGCCCGCGAGCGCGCCCGTCGAGGAGCCGAAGCTCGACTTCACGTCCACCCGCCTGCTCGCCGTCTACCGGGGGTGGGAGCTGCGGGGGCAACCGCTGCCCCTGCTTCCTCAATCCGACCAGCCGCCGAGCATGATCGCGGAGCTGAGCTTCGAGGCGAAGGTGGTGGATTGGCCGCTTGGCGCCGCGCCGCTCACCAACGCGGTCTTCATCCCCAGCGCCGACGGCGAGCCCGTGAGCGTCGCCGTGCGCACCCCGGACGCGCGCCTTCTGCTGGTCACCCTCGATGAGAAGAATAAGCAGAACCCGGGCGAGGTCGAGCTCGACCGCGACGTGGGCTTTAGCATCGCGGTGGCCGAGAACGGCTGCTGCCTGGCGTATATGCGCGGCGCCCTGGCCGACCAATCCAAGCTCAATATCCTGACGCTCGCCGACGATAATTTGCGCGAGATCCAACTTCTTACCCAGAACGCCTGGTCCCCCGCCATCTCACCCGACGGCCGCCAGGTTATCTATACCGCGCCGACCGAAACCGGCGACCCGGCCATCTACCAGGTCGATGTCGCGCGCAGCGAGGCGAACACGCCCACCGCCGGCCGCCTGGTGGCCGAGCGACTCGAGGTCTTCCCGGCCGGCCCGAATCCTCCCTTCTGGACCGCCCAGGGCATCGCATTTGCCTCCGAGCGCGGCTCCTACCGGATGGACGCAAACGGAAACATCTTCGAAGGCGCGCCGCACGCGCAGGGACTTATCCTCGACCTTGAAAGCGGCGCGATGCTCGACAGCTTCGGGCGACCTCTGCGGCTGGCCCCGATGAAGTAA
- a CDS encoding ribonuclease J, translated as MTKSKSESSTQVRKHSVPAPPKHDYVRFIPLGGLDEVGMNCALLECNGSMIMIDCGLTFPEDEFGIDIILPDWTYVMDNLDRLDAVLITHGHEDHIGALPFFLQQVDVPIYSGRLTLAMLNAKLQSHNLGGQVELIPMEAGESVEIGSFVVEFVHTNHSVPNAMSLALKTPLGNFIFTGDWKMDQTPIYEEPMDMGRFAALGNEGVVGVFGDSTNSETPGFSNSERQVFDGLDDVIENAPGRVIIAQFSSNIYRVRGMLDLAQKHGRKVALLGRSLTRNFNLACEEEFMEVPADNLIINTREIDSYPPEKLLIISTGSQAEPRASLTRMGLGDHRSVTINKTDTIVLSARRIPGNERGIFNMLNNLAKQGATLITAANAPIHATGHAKQEELKLMLNLTRPDVLIPVHGEYRMRMRHAELGKSVGVPDCQLVENGDVLEFTKKGAKVVGRVFTGRLLVDGKYMGDEKEMVIRDRADLAQSGILVAVATIERHSGDISGPIELMQKGFLGDNATEDLMDEAAEFTLEALENLSVKVRKDSNEVRDAIRTALRRFFRKHLDRKPVVIPVVHEI; from the coding sequence ATGACAAAATCAAAAAGTGAAAGCTCGACTCAAGTGCGAAAGCATTCGGTTCCTGCCCCCCCGAAGCATGATTACGTGCGTTTTATCCCGCTCGGCGGGCTCGACGAAGTCGGCATGAACTGCGCTCTTCTCGAGTGCAACGGCTCCATGATCATGATCGATTGCGGGCTGACGTTCCCCGAAGATGAATTCGGAATCGACATCATCCTGCCCGACTGGACCTATGTAATGGACAACCTGGACCGCCTTGACGCGGTCCTGATTACCCATGGTCACGAGGATCATATCGGGGCGCTGCCCTTCTTCCTGCAGCAAGTCGACGTGCCGATTTACTCGGGCCGACTGACCCTGGCGATGCTCAACGCGAAATTGCAGTCGCATAACCTGGGCGGCCAGGTTGAGCTGATCCCGATGGAAGCTGGCGAGAGCGTGGAGATCGGCTCCTTCGTGGTCGAGTTCGTCCACACCAACCACTCGGTGCCCAACGCGATGAGCCTGGCGCTGAAAACCCCGCTGGGCAATTTCATCTTCACCGGCGACTGGAAGATGGACCAGACCCCGATTTACGAGGAGCCCATGGATATGGGCCGCTTCGCTGCCCTGGGCAACGAAGGCGTGGTCGGCGTGTTTGGCGACAGCACCAACTCGGAGACCCCCGGCTTCTCCAATAGCGAACGCCAGGTATTCGACGGGCTCGACGACGTCATCGAGAACGCCCCGGGACGCGTGATCATTGCTCAGTTCTCGAGCAATATTTACCGGGTGCGCGGGATGCTCGACCTGGCCCAGAAGCACGGCCGCAAGGTCGCGCTCCTCGGCCGTAGCCTGACCCGTAACTTCAACCTCGCCTGCGAGGAAGAGTTTATGGAGGTCCCCGCCGACAACCTGATCATCAACACCCGTGAGATCGACAGCTATCCGCCGGAGAAACTGCTCATCATCTCCACGGGTAGCCAGGCCGAGCCGCGCGCGAGCCTGACCCGCATGGGCCTGGGCGACCACCGCTCAGTCACCATCAACAAAACCGACACCATCGTGCTGAGCGCGCGTCGAATCCCGGGCAATGAGCGCGGCATCTTCAATATGCTCAATAACCTGGCCAAACAGGGCGCGACGCTTATTACGGCGGCCAACGCACCGATCCACGCCACCGGGCATGCCAAGCAGGAAGAGCTCAAATTGATGCTCAACCTCACCCGCCCCGACGTCCTGATCCCGGTGCACGGCGAGTACCGCATGCGGATGCGTCACGCCGAACTCGGAAAATCGGTGGGCGTGCCGGATTGCCAGCTCGTCGAGAACGGCGACGTGCTCGAGTTCACCAAAAAAGGCGCCAAGGTCGTGGGCCGCGTGTTCACCGGACGCCTGCTGGTCGACGGCAAATATATGGGCGACGAGAAGGAGATGGTCATTCGTGACCGTGCCGACCTCGCCCAATCCGGCATCCTCGTGGCCGTGGCCACCATCGAGCGCCACTCCGGCGACATCAGCGGTCCCATCGAATTGATGCAGAAAGGCTTCCTGGGCGACAACGCCACCGAAGACCTGATGGACGAGGCCGCCGAGTTCACCCTGGAGGCCCTTGAGAACCTGTCGGTCAAAGTGCGCAAGGACTCCAATGAGGTGCGCGACGCCATTCGCACGGCGCTGCGACGCTTCTTCCGCAAACATCTCGACCGTAAACCGGTCGTTATTCCGGTGGTTCACGAAATCTGA
- a CDS encoding flotillin family protein: protein MELFLVIFAALGLAALGIAFFALAKAFLIVGRPNEVVVFSGGNYRSETGGSQGWYAMFGGRRYRIPILEKVDRLDLTLMSVNIVIHNAYSKGGIPLSVHAIANVKVSSNPRLVGNAIERFLGSDKQEILRVAKETLEGHVRGVLASMTPEEINENRLKFAEELHHEATPDFEKLGLHLDVLKIQNVADDRDYLESIGRTRIAEIIKVAEVAESDAMKSAEEIEAQAQGQGEVARRNAQAQIQKMQNELREYQAQLEQLAKSAEERAEAGALTARAEAEQELQQVRTELEKFRLQADVVIPAEAEKVAREVIAAGEAAEIAEKGRAMAMVLSMMSNVWKEAGPDAMDVFIIHRLESIMKQVAEAANQVTVREVALIDSGDGTALPNYVSSFPRIVGNLFDEMRDTVGLDIGGALTGDHREVELVPRAQTSPRKRLGTETGRKARSLDAGSITPSTTESDNS from the coding sequence ATGGAACTCTTTTTGGTAATTTTTGCGGCGCTCGGCCTGGCCGCGCTGGGAATCGCGTTCTTCGCGCTGGCGAAGGCTTTTCTCATCGTGGGACGGCCCAATGAAGTCGTCGTCTTCTCCGGTGGGAACTATCGGAGCGAGACCGGCGGCAGCCAGGGTTGGTACGCGATGTTCGGCGGGCGCCGCTATCGCATTCCAATCTTGGAGAAGGTCGACCGCCTCGACCTGACGCTGATGTCGGTCAATATCGTCATTCATAACGCCTACTCAAAAGGCGGCATCCCGCTGAGCGTGCACGCCATCGCCAACGTCAAGGTGTCGAGTAATCCGCGCCTGGTCGGCAACGCCATCGAGCGTTTCCTCGGCAGTGACAAACAGGAGATCCTGCGCGTCGCCAAGGAAACCCTCGAGGGGCATGTGCGCGGCGTTCTGGCCTCGATGACTCCCGAGGAGATCAACGAGAACCGCCTCAAATTCGCCGAAGAGCTGCACCACGAAGCCACGCCGGACTTCGAGAAATTGGGCCTTCACCTCGACGTGCTCAAAATCCAGAACGTCGCCGATGACCGCGACTACCTTGAGTCCATCGGGCGCACGCGCATCGCCGAGATCATCAAGGTCGCCGAGGTCGCCGAGTCCGACGCCATGAAGTCGGCCGAGGAGATCGAGGCGCAGGCTCAAGGGCAGGGCGAGGTCGCCCGGCGCAACGCGCAGGCCCAGATCCAGAAGATGCAAAACGAATTGCGCGAATACCAGGCCCAGCTCGAACAACTCGCAAAAAGTGCCGAGGAGCGCGCTGAAGCCGGCGCCCTGACCGCCCGCGCTGAGGCCGAGCAAGAGCTCCAGCAGGTGCGTACCGAGCTGGAGAAGTTCCGCCTGCAGGCTGACGTCGTGATCCCCGCCGAGGCCGAGAAGGTCGCCCGCGAGGTCATCGCCGCCGGTGAGGCCGCCGAGATCGCCGAGAAGGGCCGCGCCATGGCCATGGTCCTGAGCATGATGAGCAATGTCTGGAAAGAAGCCGGCCCCGACGCGATGGACGTCTTCATCATCCACCGCCTCGAGTCGATCATGAAGCAGGTGGCCGAGGCCGCCAATCAGGTCACCGTGCGCGAGGTCGCCCTCATCGACAGCGGCGACGGCACCGCGCTTCCCAATTATGTCAGCTCCTTCCCGCGGATCGTCGGCAATCTCTTCGATGAGATGCGCGACACCGTCGGCCTGGATATCGGCGGCGCCCTGACCGGCGACCACCGCGAGGTCGAGTTGGTCCCGCGGGCCCAAACGTCGCCTCGAAAACGTCTGGGCACCGAGACCGGGCGCAAAGCGCGTAGTCTCGACGCCGGCAGCATTACCCCGTCGACGACCGAGTCTGACAACTCCTAA
- a CDS encoding flotillin family protein produces MEIIFAAVVIFGLFAVAVVIGASNLLEICEPNEVLVFSGSKNEKGYQFLHAGKKLRIPLFHRVDRLDVTNMVIDLNVTNAYSKGGIPLSVKGVANVKIASHQPLIANAVERFLGMSRERVMQIARETLEGNLRGVLARLTPEQVNFDRQSFASELSEEAEHDLSKLGLVLDTLKIQNVTDDKGYLDSIGRKQSAVLIMNSRVAEAENRSEAAIRDASNQLKKAHAKIEARKEISKAESDRRVLDATTRGSAMIAEERSRIGAAVAKAQANVDVQRARLEQVKRQLAADVIQPAKARKAQLEAEAKGNAAKIIEDGKADVEALQALVNTWRDAGDSARPIFKLQQFDFIMESMMSTIKAIEIDKITVIDSRLNKIDREGSLPMKAASSSEQIKQTLGLDVPRMLQGLSAMNTKDS; encoded by the coding sequence ATGGAAATCATTTTCGCCGCTGTCGTCATCTTTGGTCTATTCGCGGTCGCGGTCGTTATCGGCGCCTCGAATCTGCTCGAAATTTGCGAGCCGAACGAAGTGCTCGTATTTAGCGGCAGCAAGAACGAGAAGGGCTATCAATTCCTGCACGCAGGAAAGAAGCTTCGTATCCCGCTTTTTCACCGCGTTGACCGCCTCGACGTGACCAATATGGTCATCGATCTCAACGTCACCAACGCCTACTCCAAGGGCGGCATCCCGCTGAGCGTTAAGGGCGTGGCCAACGTCAAGATCGCCAGCCACCAGCCGCTTATCGCCAACGCCGTCGAGCGCTTTTTGGGCATGAGCCGCGAGCGCGTCATGCAGATCGCTCGTGAGACCCTCGAGGGGAACCTGCGCGGCGTCCTCGCCCGACTGACCCCCGAGCAGGTCAACTTCGACCGCCAGTCCTTCGCGTCGGAGTTGTCCGAAGAGGCCGAGCATGACCTGTCCAAATTGGGCCTGGTCCTCGACACGCTTAAGATTCAAAACGTCACCGACGACAAGGGCTATCTCGACTCGATCGGTCGTAAACAATCCGCCGTCCTGATCATGAATAGCCGCGTGGCCGAGGCCGAGAACCGCTCCGAAGCCGCCATCCGCGACGCCTCCAACCAGTTGAAAAAGGCCCACGCCAAGATCGAGGCGCGAAAGGAGATCTCGAAGGCTGAGTCCGACCGGCGCGTCCTGGACGCGACGACCCGCGGCTCCGCGATGATCGCCGAGGAGCGCTCGCGCATCGGCGCCGCCGTCGCCAAAGCGCAGGCCAACGTCGACGTGCAGCGCGCGCGTCTCGAGCAGGTTAAGCGCCAGCTCGCCGCCGACGTCATTCAGCCCGCCAAGGCCCGCAAGGCGCAGCTGGAGGCCGAGGCCAAAGGTAACGCCGCAAAGATCATCGAGGATGGTAAGGCCGACGTCGAGGCGCTCCAGGCCCTGGTCAATACCTGGCGCGACGCCGGAGACTCGGCCCGACCGATCTTCAAGCTTCAGCAATTCGACTTCATCATGGAGTCTATGATGTCGACCATCAAAGCGATCGAAATTGACAAAATTACGGTCATCGACTCGCGGCTTAATAAGATCGACCGCGAGGGCTCGCTGCCGATGAAGGCCGCCAGCAGCTCCGAGCAGATCAAGCAGACGCTCGGCCTGGACGTGCCGCGCATGTTGCAGGGATTGTCGGCGATGAACACCAAAGACTCCTGA